Sequence from the Deltaproteobacteria bacterium genome:
GATCATTTGATCTGTCTCGGTTGTGGAAAAATCGTGGAATTCGCAAGCGAGCGCATTGAAGCGTTGCAATCGCGCATCGCCCATAAAAAAGGCTTTCAAATATTCGAACATAAATTGGAACTCTATGGCCAGTGTCCGGATTGCCTTTCCAAAAAAGAAGGGACGGGCAAGAAAACGAGGAAAAAAGCGGAACGTGGATAAGTGCTGTGAAAAAAAATCTGCCGCTCCCGAAGTGATCCCCAGAGTCGCTCTTATCGGGAATCCGAATGTGGGCAAGAGCGTGATTTTTGGTTGGTTGACCGGTCAGTATGTCGCCGTCTCCAATTATCCTGGAACCGCAGTTGAGGTTGCCCAGGGAAATTCCAAAGTTGGAGGGCGGAGGCGGGTGATTGTAGATACGCCCGGAATCAATAATCTTATCCCCATGTCCGAAGACGAGCGGGTGACTCGAGATATCCTCCTGGATGATGAAGACCTAAAAGTCATCCAAGTCTGCGACGCCAAGAACCTCCGCCGTGGTTTAATGATCACCCTGCAGCTTGCCGAGATGGAAAAACCCGTAGTGTTAGTCTTGAATATGGCGGATGAGGCGAAGGAACGGGGTATTACGATTGACCGTCATGGTTTAGCCCAATTATTGGAAATTCCCGTGTTGTCCACAATTGCCACCCGCCGTAAGGGCCTGGATGGGCTAGGGAAAGTTTTGGAAGAAAGTTGTACCCCTCAGGTTCGCCCGATCTATAGTCCAGAAATTGAAGAAGGGGTTACCGCCATTGAGAATCTCCTCCCCGAGAAACAAAAAGGAAAGCGGGCGCTGGCTTTAATGCTTCTGGCTGGGGACGAAAGCTTGCAAGATTGGCTGCACTGCCGACTCAGCGAACAGGTTATCCTTAAGATCGAAGAGATTAGCCGCAGATTGCAAAGTCAGCATCAAGAGCCGCTGGGATTTTTCATCAACCAGAAGCGGCTGAATGCGGTGGATCGAATTTTAGAAGGAGTTTTCCGCAAAGAAAAGCGTAGCCGGGGAATGGGGGCCCGTGCCCTCAGTAACTTGACAACCCACCCCATTGGAGGGGTCCCAATTCTTCTCGCGGTGCTTTACGCCATGTATAAATGGGTCGGGGATTTCGGCGCAGGCATTGGGGTAGATTTTTTATTGAACGTAGTTTTTGGAAAGGCCATCAACCCGGCGGTTACTTGGGTCGTGGAATACCTTTTTCCGTGGCAATTTCTTCAGGAATTTTTTGTGGGTCCATATGGGTTAGTGACCATGGGACTTACTTATGCGATTGCTATCGTTCTGCCCATCGTAGGAACCTTTTTCTTTGCTTTTGGATTATTGGAAGATTCAGGATACCTCCCGCGTCTGGCTGTGATGGTCAACCGGGTTTTCCGGGTAATGGGGTTGAGTGGCAAAGCAGTCCTTCCCATGGTTTTAGGTCTGGGCTGTGATACCATGGCCACCCTTACTACCCGCGTACTGGAGACAAAAAAAGAACGGATTTTAGTCACGTTGCTACTGGCTTTAGGAGTCCCTTGTTCGGCTCAAATAGGGGTGATGGTTGGCATGTTCGCGGGGTTGTCGATGAAGGCGATCGTCCTTTGGGCTTTCGTGGTTATGGGAAGCATGATATTCGTGGGGCTTTTAGCCTCAAAACTCATTCCCGGAGAGAAGGCCGACTTTATCATGGAGATACCTCCTCTACGCATTCCTACGCTTGCTAATATCTTCATCAAGACTTTGGCACGCCTGGAGTGGTTCTTAAAAGAGGCTGTTCCGCTGTTTCTCTTGGGCACCTTTTTCCTGTTTGCTCTCGACCGACTGGGCCTGCTCAAGGCCCTACAGAATATGGCCGCGCCGATTGTGGTCGGGTTTCTGGGTTTACCAGCCAAGGCCAGCCAAGCTTTGCTCTTAGGATT
This genomic interval carries:
- a CDS encoding transcriptional repressor; this encodes VFIEAGDHWSVDELYQRVRQRNPKIGHATVYRTLRLMAESGWASSRQFGDRIARFEHQTEGQHHDHLICLGCGKIVEFASERIEALQSRIAHKKGFQIFEHKLELYGQCPDCLSKKEGTGKKTRKKAERG
- the feoB gene encoding ferrous iron transport protein B, whose product is MDKCCEKKSAAPEVIPRVALIGNPNVGKSVIFGWLTGQYVAVSNYPGTAVEVAQGNSKVGGRRRVIVDTPGINNLIPMSEDERVTRDILLDDEDLKVIQVCDAKNLRRGLMITLQLAEMEKPVVLVLNMADEAKERGITIDRHGLAQLLEIPVLSTIATRRKGLDGLGKVLEESCTPQVRPIYSPEIEEGVTAIENLLPEKQKGKRALALMLLAGDESLQDWLHCRLSEQVILKIEEISRRLQSQHQEPLGFFINQKRLNAVDRILEGVFRKEKRSRGMGARALSNLTTHPIGGVPILLAVLYAMYKWVGDFGAGIGVDFLLNVVFGKAINPAVTWVVEYLFPWQFLQEFFVGPYGLVTMGLTYAIAIVLPIVGTFFFAFGLLEDSGYLPRLAVMVNRVFRVMGLSGKAVLPMVLGLGCDTMATLTTRVLETKKERILVTLLLALGVPCSAQIGVMVGMFAGLSMKAIVLWAFVVMGSMIFVGLLASKLIPGEKADFIMEIPPLRIPTLANIFIKTLARLEWFLKEAVPLFLLGTFFLFALDRLGLLKALQNMAAPIVVGFLGLPAKASQALLLGFLRRDYGAAGLFVMAKAGELDSIQIVVSLVTITLFVPCVANFFMIIKERGLGQALAMAGFIFPFALIVGGGLNFLLRFLGVNL